Proteins encoded within one genomic window of Streptomyces kaniharaensis:
- a CDS encoding DUF6269 family protein, with product MFEEAKVEHPLDVLTEIENTAAVDQDLLLKENGTPWAELLANYVDVLSDLAVHGSATNGPTNGYTVRYGLDEGHAGGCGRG from the coding sequence ATGTTCGAGGAAGCCAAGGTCGAGCACCCGCTCGATGTCCTGACCGAGATCGAGAACACTGCGGCAGTGGATCAGGACCTGTTGCTGAAGGAGAACGGGACTCCGTGGGCCGAGCTGCTGGCGAACTACGTCGACGTGCTGAGCGATCTGGCCGTGCACGGGTCCGCGACGAACGGGCCGACGAACGGGTACACGGTGCGGTACGGGCTGGACGAGGGCCACGCCGGCGGGTGTGGCCGAGGGTGA
- a CDS encoding AfsR/SARP family transcriptional regulator: protein MLQVVFRILGPLDISADGRPVALQGARQRTVMSMLLLAPGRVVSVDTLADAVWNGHPPATARNQIAICVSGLRKTLKTAICIDDLIVTSHPGYLLHPGEHRIDAVEFEERAAEGREAARRGRTEEARAHFEDALAMWRGPALAGITAHAVEAEAARLAELRLDVHEQLTALRLDLGEHRELIGDLTAFVREHPLREQSLAHLMLAHYRAGRRAEALEAYRDGARLLADELGIAPGPALQELHDDILNDAPGLTLPAAPATTPALTVPAHLPPVPAAFTGRHHELAALDRLLEHQGGASLPVGSIIGTGGVGKTALAAHWSHQVAARFPDGQLFADLRGYDEEEEPRRPAGVLDRFLRALGVPGPQIPADPTERTALFRSVLYDRRVLIVLDNARSFEQIRPLLPGSSGCCVLVTSRDSLSSRLAGDYALVPLHLASLGRDESIALLSRVAGADRFAADPVGAARLSELCDRLPLALRIAAARLAAKPHWTVRTLVARLEDQHRRLDELSLDARGVRAGFRLSYRDLPAGAARMFRLLGSLNVTEFSAWAGAAVLDIDPVDAEDLIEQLVDAQLLEPLSAGAGHVRYRFQGLLRLFARECALAEDGEGDLRQALRRACAVWLGLAKEAHRRVYGGDFTVVPGTAPLHRLPDHLTDDLVEDPMGWFEAERNSINGLIQQAARDDESGYAWDLVMTTVTLYQNRNYLEDWREGAEAALDAARRTGDRLAEAAMLHSLGTLEIVQYEHDSAGRRLDLALRLFEEQGQEQGRALVLRNLALCERQRGDLDRAARTGRRSLEIFRRGGDRYAEAHVLGLLAQIELERGDAQASLVLSSEAVARSRGLGTVRGEAQSTVRLAEALIRAGDGGRAEEACRRALQLVLGSGDRRGETHVLRALGEALWCQGRSDEAEPVLRSALQAAEAVPDAFLQARAVAVLGCVQALRGDGDGALGMLRTASGLFVEVGARGWYERVEQILAALTDGEPVDARRLFELAQP from the coding sequence GTGCTTCAGGTGGTGTTCCGGATCCTGGGGCCCCTGGACATCAGCGCCGATGGACGGCCGGTCGCCCTCCAGGGCGCCCGCCAGCGCACCGTGATGTCCATGCTGCTGCTCGCGCCCGGCCGGGTGGTCTCCGTCGACACCCTCGCCGACGCGGTCTGGAACGGCCACCCTCCGGCCACCGCCCGCAACCAGATCGCCATCTGCGTCTCCGGCCTGCGCAAGACCCTCAAGACCGCGATCTGCATCGACGACCTGATCGTCACCAGCCACCCCGGCTACCTGCTGCACCCCGGCGAACACCGCATCGACGCCGTCGAGTTCGAGGAGCGCGCCGCCGAGGGCCGGGAGGCCGCCCGGCGCGGGCGCACCGAGGAGGCCCGCGCCCACTTCGAGGACGCCCTCGCCATGTGGCGCGGCCCGGCCCTGGCCGGCATCACCGCCCACGCCGTCGAGGCCGAGGCCGCCCGGCTGGCCGAACTGCGCCTGGACGTCCACGAGCAGCTCACCGCGCTGCGCCTGGACCTCGGCGAGCACCGCGAACTCATCGGCGACCTCACCGCCTTCGTCCGCGAACACCCGCTGCGCGAACAGTCCCTCGCCCACCTCATGCTGGCCCACTACCGGGCCGGCCGCCGCGCCGAGGCCCTGGAGGCCTACCGCGACGGCGCCCGGCTGCTCGCCGACGAACTCGGCATCGCCCCCGGCCCGGCCCTCCAGGAACTGCACGACGACATCCTCAACGACGCCCCCGGGCTGACCCTGCCTGCCGCCCCGGCCACGACCCCGGCGCTCACCGTCCCCGCCCACCTGCCGCCGGTGCCCGCCGCCTTCACCGGCCGCCACCATGAACTCGCCGCCCTGGACCGGCTGCTGGAGCACCAGGGCGGCGCCTCGCTGCCGGTCGGCTCGATCATCGGCACCGGCGGCGTCGGCAAGACCGCCCTCGCCGCCCACTGGTCCCACCAGGTCGCCGCCCGCTTCCCGGACGGCCAGCTCTTCGCCGACCTGCGCGGCTACGACGAGGAGGAGGAGCCGCGCCGCCCCGCCGGCGTCCTCGACCGCTTCCTGCGCGCCCTCGGCGTGCCCGGCCCGCAGATCCCCGCCGACCCGACCGAGCGCACCGCGCTGTTCCGCAGCGTGCTGTACGACCGGCGGGTGCTGATCGTGCTCGACAACGCCCGCTCCTTCGAGCAGATCCGCCCGCTGCTGCCCGGCAGTTCCGGCTGCTGCGTGCTCGTCACCAGCCGCGACAGCCTGAGCAGCCGGCTCGCCGGCGACTACGCGCTCGTCCCGCTGCACCTGGCCTCGCTCGGCCGGGACGAGTCCATCGCACTGCTCTCCCGGGTGGCCGGCGCCGACCGCTTCGCCGCCGACCCGGTCGGCGCGGCCCGGCTCAGCGAACTCTGCGACCGGCTCCCGCTCGCCCTGCGGATCGCCGCGGCCCGGCTCGCCGCCAAGCCGCACTGGACGGTCCGCACCCTGGTCGCCCGCCTGGAGGACCAGCACCGCCGCCTGGACGAACTCAGCCTGGACGCCCGCGGGGTGCGGGCCGGCTTCCGGCTCAGCTACCGCGACCTGCCGGCCGGCGCCGCCCGGATGTTCCGGCTGCTCGGCTCGCTCAACGTCACCGAGTTCTCCGCCTGGGCCGGCGCCGCCGTCCTCGACATCGACCCGGTCGACGCCGAGGACCTCATCGAACAGCTCGTCGACGCCCAGCTGCTGGAGCCGCTCAGCGCCGGCGCCGGCCACGTCCGCTACCGCTTCCAGGGCCTTCTCCGGCTGTTCGCTCGCGAGTGCGCGCTTGCCGAGGACGGAGAAGGGGACCTGAGGCAGGCCCTGCGGAGGGCCTGCGCGGTGTGGCTGGGCCTCGCCAAGGAGGCCCACCGCCGGGTCTACGGCGGCGACTTCACCGTGGTGCCGGGCACCGCGCCGCTGCACCGGCTGCCCGACCACCTCACCGACGACCTGGTCGAGGACCCGATGGGGTGGTTCGAGGCCGAGCGCAACTCGATCAACGGGCTGATCCAGCAGGCCGCCCGCGACGACGAGTCCGGCTACGCCTGGGACCTGGTGATGACCACCGTCACCCTCTACCAGAACCGCAACTACCTTGAGGACTGGCGCGAGGGCGCCGAGGCCGCGCTGGACGCCGCCCGCCGCACCGGCGACCGGCTCGCCGAGGCGGCGATGCTGCACTCGCTGGGCACCCTGGAGATCGTCCAGTACGAGCACGACAGCGCCGGCCGGCGGCTCGACCTGGCTCTGCGGCTGTTCGAGGAGCAGGGCCAGGAGCAGGGGCGCGCCCTGGTCCTGCGCAACCTGGCGCTGTGCGAGCGCCAGCGCGGCGACCTGGACCGGGCCGCGCGGACCGGCCGACGCTCCCTGGAGATCTTCCGCAGGGGCGGTGACCGCTACGCCGAAGCCCATGTGCTGGGCCTGCTGGCGCAGATCGAACTGGAGCGCGGGGACGCGCAGGCGAGTCTGGTGCTGTCCTCGGAGGCGGTGGCCCGCAGCCGCGGGCTGGGCACGGTCCGCGGCGAGGCGCAGAGCACCGTCCGGCTCGCGGAGGCGCTGATCCGCGCGGGCGACGGCGGCCGGGCCGAGGAGGCCTGTCGGCGCGCCCTGCAGCTGGTGCTCGGCAGCGGGGACCGGCGCGGCGAGACGCACGTGCTGCGGGCACTGGGCGAGGCCCTGTGGTGCCAGGGCCGGAGCGATGAGGCCGAGCCGGTGCTGCGCAGCGCGCTCCAGGCCGCCGAGGCGGTGCCGGACGCCTTCCTCCAGGCGCGGGCGGTCGCGGTACTCGGCTGCGTGCAGGCGCTGCGCGGGGACGGCGACGGCGCGCTGGGGATGTTGCGGACGGCGTCGGGCCTGTTCGTGGAGGTCGGCGCGCGGGGCTGGTACGAGCGGGTCGAGCAGATCCTGGCGGCGCTCACGGACGGCGAACCGGTCGACGCGCGGCGGCTGTTCGAGCTCGCGCAGCCCTGA
- a CDS encoding helix-turn-helix transcriptional regulator — MTSAAGSPNGPGQEDTTPAAHAAHVEKTLLQARELIESTVSLYRRRPDQSPPAPHTDVTALGEAVEQLVVGARHSVCIAITGTGAFEQIAREALTAMPVGTVVRVLCAPGVADCALAKLAHAPGARYEIRVSEADLRDIVISDGAAALVRAASGNAKGQATLVNDRAAVRALELLFAGAWSLGRKLDDHLALSPRLLGELTRIILERLRSGSTDEAAARDLNMSLRTYRRHVAEIMRELGASSRFQAGVRAVELGLLFD; from the coding sequence GTGACCAGTGCAGCCGGCTCGCCGAACGGCCCCGGCCAGGAAGACACGACGCCGGCGGCCCACGCCGCGCATGTCGAGAAGACCCTGCTCCAGGCCCGGGAGCTGATCGAATCCACCGTCAGCCTCTACCGCCGGCGCCCGGACCAGAGCCCCCCCGCCCCGCACACCGACGTCACCGCGCTCGGAGAGGCCGTCGAACAACTGGTGGTCGGCGCCCGGCACTCCGTCTGCATCGCGATCACCGGCACCGGCGCGTTCGAGCAGATCGCCCGCGAGGCGCTGACCGCCATGCCCGTCGGCACCGTCGTCCGGGTGCTCTGCGCGCCCGGCGTCGCCGACTGCGCCCTGGCCAAGCTCGCGCACGCGCCCGGTGCCCGCTACGAGATCCGGGTCTCCGAGGCCGACCTGCGCGACATCGTCATCTCCGACGGCGCCGCCGCGCTCGTCCGCGCCGCCTCCGGGAACGCCAAGGGGCAGGCCACTCTCGTCAACGACCGGGCCGCCGTCCGCGCCCTGGAGCTCCTCTTCGCCGGCGCCTGGTCGCTCGGCCGCAAGCTCGACGACCACCTCGCGCTCAGCCCTCGACTGCTCGGCGAGCTCACCCGCATCATCCTGGAGCGGCTGCGCAGCGGCTCCACCGACGAAGCCGCCGCCCGCGACCTCAACATGTCCCTGCGCACCTACCGGCGCCACGTCGCCGAGATCATGCGCGAACTCGGCGCCAGCTCCCGCTTCCAGGCCGGCGTGCGCGCGGTCGAGCTGGGGCTGCTCTTCGACTGA
- a CDS encoding AfsR/SARP family transcriptional regulator: MDFKLLGPVSAEIDGRPVDLDGAKQRTALAALLLARGHVVTDERLTVLLWGWQPPATSTNQLYTYVSRLRTRLGAGHGLHRHGAGYRMDTAGATVDWERFRELADAGRAELQAARYPEAERHLADALALWHGPALGDVTEHLAAAEGPQFAEAHLATIEHHTEAALALGRHHELLPALTRHVTKHPVRERARGQLMTALFRAGRQADALAQYEDARRILAEELGIDPGPELRALHGEILTGALAGPAAPERTAVTAAPGTRPALLPAAPRDFTGREPELRLVLDALHEDRDVTVTGAPGTGKSALALHTAEQARAAFPDGQLYADLRTPQGTPRAPREVLGWFLRALGAAPGQIPGGLDERAQQYRTLLASRRMLVLLDNAADDAQVRPLLPGGGATRTLVTGLRPALATLEGARLVRLGPMSPAEATRLLASIAGTERLAADPESVARIAEYCDRLPLALRIAAVRLADRPHWRPARLADRLADDDRRLAELRIGSLDITAALRPALEVLDGPAAQALAVLAAAGLAVLTPADAAALLDLPLDDAEDVLDGLADARLLEPCSGVDPHARYRLLPLVGLLGRSAVPVARPAAA; encoded by the coding sequence ATGGACTTCAAGCTGCTCGGGCCGGTGTCGGCCGAGATCGACGGACGTCCGGTCGACCTCGACGGCGCCAAGCAACGCACCGCGCTGGCCGCCCTGCTGCTCGCCCGCGGCCACGTCGTCACCGACGAGCGGCTGACCGTCCTGCTGTGGGGCTGGCAGCCGCCCGCCACCAGCACCAACCAGCTCTACACCTACGTCTCCCGGCTGCGCACCCGGCTCGGCGCAGGCCACGGCCTGCACCGCCACGGCGCCGGCTACCGGATGGACACCGCCGGCGCCACCGTCGACTGGGAGCGCTTCCGCGAGCTGGCCGACGCCGGCCGCGCCGAACTGCAGGCCGCCCGCTACCCCGAGGCCGAACGCCACCTCGCCGACGCGCTCGCGCTCTGGCACGGCCCGGCCCTCGGCGACGTCACCGAGCACCTGGCCGCCGCCGAGGGCCCCCAGTTCGCCGAGGCCCACCTCGCCACGATCGAGCACCACACCGAGGCCGCCCTCGCCCTCGGCCGGCACCACGAGCTGCTGCCCGCGCTCACCCGGCACGTCACCAAGCACCCGGTCCGCGAGCGGGCCCGCGGGCAGCTGATGACCGCGCTGTTCCGCGCCGGGCGGCAGGCCGACGCGCTGGCGCAGTACGAGGACGCGCGGCGCATCCTCGCCGAGGAGCTGGGCATCGACCCCGGCCCCGAACTGCGGGCCCTGCACGGGGAGATCCTCACCGGCGCCCTCGCCGGTCCGGCCGCCCCCGAGCGGACCGCCGTCACCGCCGCTCCCGGCACCCGCCCGGCGCTGCTCCCGGCCGCGCCCCGCGACTTCACCGGCCGCGAGCCCGAACTGCGGCTCGTCCTCGACGCCCTGCACGAGGACCGCGACGTCACCGTCACCGGCGCCCCCGGCACCGGCAAGTCCGCCCTCGCCCTGCACACCGCCGAACAGGCCCGCGCCGCCTTCCCCGACGGCCAGCTCTACGCCGACCTGCGCACCCCCCAGGGCACCCCGCGCGCTCCCCGGGAGGTCCTCGGCTGGTTCCTGCGCGCCCTCGGCGCCGCCCCCGGGCAGATCCCCGGCGGCCTCGACGAACGCGCCCAGCAGTACCGCACGCTCCTGGCCAGCCGCCGCATGCTCGTCCTGCTCGACAACGCCGCCGACGACGCCCAGGTCCGCCCGCTGCTCCCCGGCGGCGGCGCCACCCGCACCCTCGTCACCGGCCTGCGCCCGGCCCTGGCCACCCTGGAGGGCGCCCGGCTCGTCCGGCTCGGCCCGATGAGCCCCGCCGAGGCCACCCGGCTGCTCGCCTCGATCGCCGGCACCGAACGGCTCGCCGCCGACCCGGAGTCCGTCGCCCGGATCGCCGAGTACTGCGACCGCCTCCCGCTCGCCCTGCGGATCGCCGCCGTCCGCCTCGCCGACCGTCCGCACTGGCGCCCGGCCCGCCTCGCCGACCGGCTGGCCGACGACGACCGCCGGCTCGCCGAACTGCGCATCGGCAGCCTCGACATCACCGCCGCGCTGCGCCCCGCCCTGGAGGTCCTCGACGGCCCGGCCGCCCAGGCCCTGGCCGTCCTGGCCGCCGCCGGCCTCGCCGTGCTCACCCCGGCGGACGCGGCGGCCCTGCTCGATCTCCCCCTCGACGACGCCGAGGACGTCCTGGACGGGCTCGCCGACGCCCGGCTGCTGGAGCCCTGCTCCGGCGTCGACCCGCACGCGCGCTACCGGCTGCTGCCCCTGGTCGGGCTGCTCGGCCGCTCCGCCGTCCCGGTGGCCCGACCCGCGGCGGCCTGA
- a CDS encoding acyl-CoA carboxylase subunit beta produces MTMAARVAELDRIRQDVRHGLAAATEAQHAKGKLTARERIALLLDEGSFHEVEPLRRHRATGFGLEARKPYTDGVVTGWGTVHGRTVFVYAHDFRIFGGALGEAHAQKIHKIMDMAIAAGAPLVSLNDGAGARIQEGVTALAGYGGIFQRNTKASGVIPQISVMLGPCAGGAAYSPALTDFVFMVRETSQMFITGPDVVRAVTGEEISQNGLGGADVHAETSGVAHFAYDDEETCLAEVRYLLSLLPQNNREMPPTARGDDPADRRNDRLLDLVPVNGNRPYDMRAVIEEIVDDGEHMEVHERWATSVITTLARLDGQVVGIVASQPQRLAGVLDIHSSEKAARFVQLCDAFNIPLVTLVDVPGFLPGVDQEHGGIIRHGAKLLYAYCNATVPRISLILRKAYGGAYIVMDSQSIGADLTYAWPVNEIAVMGAEGAANVVFRRQIADADDPVTMRQQLVKEYQAELMHPYYAAERGLIDDVIDPAETRATLVNALAMLRTKHAVSPSRKHGNPPV; encoded by the coding sequence ATGACCATGGCCGCACGGGTCGCCGAACTCGACCGGATCCGCCAGGACGTCCGGCACGGTCTCGCCGCCGCCACCGAGGCGCAGCACGCGAAGGGCAAGCTGACCGCCCGCGAGCGCATCGCCCTGCTGCTGGACGAGGGCTCCTTCCACGAGGTGGAGCCGCTGCGCCGGCACCGCGCCACCGGCTTCGGCCTGGAGGCCAGGAAACCGTACACGGACGGCGTGGTGACCGGCTGGGGCACCGTGCACGGTCGGACGGTGTTCGTGTACGCGCACGACTTCCGGATCTTCGGCGGGGCCCTGGGCGAGGCCCACGCGCAGAAGATCCACAAGATCATGGACATGGCCATCGCGGCCGGCGCGCCCCTGGTCTCGCTCAACGACGGCGCCGGCGCCCGCATCCAGGAGGGCGTCACCGCCCTCGCCGGCTACGGCGGCATCTTCCAGCGCAACACCAAGGCCTCGGGCGTCATCCCGCAGATCTCCGTGATGCTCGGCCCGTGCGCGGGAGGCGCCGCCTACTCGCCCGCGCTGACGGACTTCGTCTTCATGGTCCGCGAGACCTCGCAGATGTTCATCACCGGCCCCGACGTCGTGCGCGCCGTCACCGGCGAGGAAATCAGCCAGAACGGCCTCGGCGGCGCCGACGTGCACGCCGAGACCAGCGGCGTCGCGCACTTCGCGTACGACGACGAGGAGACCTGCCTCGCCGAGGTCCGGTACCTGCTCTCGCTGCTGCCGCAGAACAACCGCGAGATGCCGCCGACCGCCCGCGGCGACGACCCGGCCGACCGCCGCAACGACCGCCTGCTCGACCTCGTCCCGGTGAACGGCAACCGCCCGTACGACATGCGTGCGGTGATCGAGGAGATCGTCGACGACGGCGAGCACATGGAGGTCCACGAGCGGTGGGCCACCAGTGTCATCACCACCCTCGCCCGGCTCGACGGCCAGGTCGTCGGCATCGTCGCCAGCCAGCCGCAGCGCCTCGCCGGGGTGCTGGACATCCACTCCTCGGAGAAGGCCGCCCGCTTCGTCCAGCTCTGCGACGCCTTCAACATCCCGCTGGTCACCCTGGTCGACGTGCCCGGCTTCCTGCCCGGCGTCGACCAGGAGCACGGCGGCATCATCCGCCACGGCGCCAAGCTGTTGTACGCGTACTGCAACGCCACCGTCCCGCGGATCTCGCTGATCCTGCGCAAGGCCTACGGCGGGGCGTACATCGTGATGGACTCGCAGTCGATCGGCGCCGACCTCACCTACGCCTGGCCCGTCAACGAGATCGCCGTCATGGGCGCCGAGGGCGCCGCCAACGTCGTCTTCCGCCGCCAGATCGCCGACGCGGACGATCCGGTGACGATGCGCCAACAGCTCGTCAAGGAGTACCAGGCCGAGCTGATGCACCCGTACTACGCGGCCGAGCGCGGCCTGATCGACGACGTCATCGACCCCGCCGAGACCCGCGCCACCCTGGTCAACGCCCTCGCCATGCTCCGGACCAAGCACGCCGTAAGCCCGTCCCGCAAGCATGGCAACCCCCCGGTGTAA
- a CDS encoding polyprenyl synthetase family protein codes for MTAGRMHDGMSAAPDLPAAQLLDRLDLAEPAFEAHMRAKLIQAEKCLQASAHDALDPRVGALTGHLAAAGGKRLRPLLVLLGAEFGDPSAPGIPQAAAIAELVHLASLCHDDIMDGAATRRGVPSVHARYGERAAVLSGDWLLARAAQLAAELGSAAVHLNAQAAGRLVAGQLRELTGPGPDVDPVTHYFHVAAGKTAALLSMALGIGAVQAGAPASAAAALTEYGEQLGIAFQVADDLLDLRQPAELSGKQRGTDLLAGVASLPVLLAREGAYPADAELRALLAAGPVPAADVPRALELFERSGALDETEAVMHRRLDRARAALDALPDRPARRALLALCDHVAPRTR; via the coding sequence ATGACGGCCGGACGAATGCACGACGGGATGTCCGCTGCCCCGGATCTTCCCGCCGCCCAGCTGCTGGACCGGCTCGACCTCGCCGAACCTGCGTTCGAGGCCCACATGCGGGCGAAACTGATCCAGGCGGAGAAGTGCCTCCAGGCCAGCGCGCACGACGCCCTGGACCCGCGTGTCGGCGCCCTCACCGGGCACCTCGCCGCCGCCGGCGGCAAGCGGCTGCGCCCGCTGCTGGTGCTGCTCGGCGCCGAGTTCGGCGACCCGTCGGCGCCCGGCATCCCGCAGGCCGCCGCGATCGCCGAGCTGGTCCACCTCGCCTCGCTCTGCCACGACGACATCATGGACGGCGCCGCCACCCGGCGCGGCGTCCCCAGCGTGCACGCCCGCTACGGCGAGCGCGCCGCCGTGCTCAGCGGCGACTGGCTGCTCGCCCGGGCCGCCCAGCTGGCCGCCGAACTCGGCTCCGCCGCCGTCCATCTGAACGCCCAGGCGGCCGGCCGCCTGGTCGCCGGCCAGCTGCGCGAACTGACCGGCCCCGGGCCCGACGTGGACCCGGTCACCCACTACTTCCACGTGGCGGCCGGCAAGACCGCGGCACTGCTGTCGATGGCGCTTGGCATCGGCGCCGTCCAGGCCGGCGCGCCCGCCTCGGCCGCCGCCGCGCTCACCGAGTACGGCGAGCAGCTCGGCATCGCCTTCCAGGTCGCCGACGACCTGCTGGACCTGCGCCAGCCCGCCGAACTCAGCGGCAAGCAGCGTGGCACCGACCTGCTGGCCGGCGTCGCGAGCCTGCCCGTCCTGCTCGCCCGCGAGGGCGCCTACCCGGCCGACGCCGAACTGCGCGCCCTGCTCGCCGCCGGGCCCGTCCCGGCCGCCGACGTCCCGCGCGCACTGGAGCTGTTCGAACGCTCCGGCGCGCTCGACGAGACCGAGGCCGTGATGCACCGCCGCCTCGACCGCGCCCGCGCCGCCCTGGACGCCCTGCCCGACCGGCCGGCCCGGCGCGCCCTGCTCGCCCTCTGCGACCACGTCGCCCCCCGCACCCGCTGA
- a CDS encoding MbtH family protein yields MPAPQRGAAGVGPQADHHLQNAYDVLATNPFWTTVHGEDSRQACLDYVNENWTDMRPKSLADAMNAA; encoded by the coding sequence ATCCCCGCTCCCCAGCGTGGGGCTGCCGGAGTCGGACCTCAAGCAGATCACCACCTGCAGAACGCCTACGACGTCCTGGCCACCAACCCGTTCTGGACCACCGTCCACGGCGAGGACAGCCGCCAGGCCTGCCTCGACTACGTCAACGAGAACTGGACCGACATGCGGCCGAAGTCCCTGGCCGACGCCATGAACGCCGCCTGA
- a CDS encoding acyl-CoA carboxylase subunit epsilon yields MSGETVPVLEGPLGPALIRVISGSPTPEELAAVAVLLSTRTPTADRDRAAPPPAARWEAGDILPPASWAARS; encoded by the coding sequence ATGTCCGGCGAAACCGTCCCCGTGCTGGAGGGCCCGCTCGGGCCCGCCCTGATCCGGGTCATCAGCGGCAGCCCCACCCCGGAGGAACTCGCCGCGGTCGCCGTGCTGCTGAGCACCCGCACCCCCACGGCCGACCGGGACCGGGCCGCGCCGCCCCCGGCCGCCCGGTGGGAGGCCGGCGACATCCTCCCGCCCGCCTCCTGGGCCGCCCGGAGCTGA
- a CDS encoding LuxR family transcriptional regulator: MSNTNGETGEYDVSIEAEDELERALLEVRELIESTVAIHRDRNHRAQQIATVDGGYGPVLSTAANLIRGAVRSIDIVHARMPRTEEQEPGLDEFAERELIYAAAESIAVRLLATPAMIDEDFVREQLAKERPVAIRVARVPPLQALIVDGTTALVVAESATGVRASVIREPKVVYTLGSLYESVWRNAVPAGERIVFGDRDRAALAQQILSALRAGVTDEVAARELTVSVRTYRRHVAEIMTMLGAQSRFQAGVRAAELGLLRPGRPASGTSGGGQN; this comes from the coding sequence GTGAGTAACACCAACGGGGAAACTGGTGAGTACGACGTGTCCATCGAGGCCGAGGACGAACTGGAACGAGCGCTCCTGGAAGTACGGGAGCTGATCGAGTCGACGGTGGCCATCCACCGCGACCGCAACCACCGGGCCCAGCAGATCGCCACGGTGGACGGCGGCTACGGACCGGTGCTGAGCACCGCCGCCAACCTGATCCGAGGCGCCGTGCGCAGCATCGACATCGTGCACGCGCGGATGCCCAGGACCGAGGAACAGGAGCCCGGACTCGACGAGTTCGCCGAACGCGAGCTGATCTACGCGGCCGCCGAATCCATCGCCGTCCGGCTGCTGGCCACCCCGGCCATGATCGACGAGGACTTCGTCCGGGAGCAGCTCGCCAAGGAGCGGCCGGTGGCGATCCGGGTGGCCCGGGTGCCCCCGCTCCAGGCGCTGATCGTGGACGGCACCACCGCCCTCGTCGTCGCCGAGTCGGCCACCGGTGTCCGCGCCTCCGTCATCCGCGAGCCCAAAGTGGTGTACACCCTCGGCTCGCTGTACGAGAGCGTCTGGCGCAACGCCGTCCCCGCCGGTGAGCGGATCGTCTTCGGCGACCGCGACCGGGCCGCCCTGGCCCAGCAGATCCTCAGCGCCCTGCGGGCCGGCGTCACCGACGAGGTGGCCGCGCGCGAACTCACCGTCTCGGTGCGCACCTACCGCCGGCACGTCGCCGAGATCATGACGATGCTCGGTGCGCAGTCCCGCTTCCAGGCCGGCGTGCGCGCCGCCGAGTTGGGCCTGCTGCGCCCCGGCCGGCCCGCTTCCGGCACGAGCGGCGGCGGCCAGAACTGA